The following proteins are co-located in the Aquarana catesbeiana isolate 2022-GZ linkage group LG02, ASM4218655v1, whole genome shotgun sequence genome:
- the LOC141128556 gene encoding uncharacterized protein has product MDVCSWLICIFTFLGFSVPCLANNITVYSGQLGETLTIVCPYRYRADRWARKLWCKEDEVGSCQAVVSAPRYSLSGSKTSGSTTISDNAYESMVTVNITNLQKDDAGVYQCRTAIFGDVAILQKIRVLVLEENLPGNVSPLDKVQYSISGSQSDNQLYLMIFILGSSLLLCKVLVMGLVYSWWKIQTERVKHESFTFLSAEQLLRTEDRHEEPDSGPHYINYVYRGHLEQPHWQE; this is encoded by the exons ATGGACGTTTGCTCCTGGCTTATATGTATCTTCACTTTCTTGG GTTTTTCGGTTCCGTGTCTGGCAAACAATATCACTGTATATTCAGGACAACTAGGAGAAACACTGACCATTGTTTGTCCATACCGATACCGTGCAGATCGATGGGCAAGGAAGTTATGGTGCAAAGAGGATGAAGTTGGTTCTTGCCAGGCTGTGGTCAGTGCTCCTCGCTATTCTCTGTCTGGCAGCAAAACAAGCGGGAGCACCACAATCTCTGATAATGCATATGAAAGCATGGTTACAGTAAATATTACTAATCTGCAAAAAGATGATGCTGGTGTATATCAGTGCAGGACAGCCATTTTTGGCGACGTTGCCATTCTACAGAAGATCAGAGTGCTAGTGCTTGAAGAGAATCTACCAGGCAATGTTTCACCTTTGGATAAAGTCCAGTATAGTATTTCTGG GTCACAGTCTGACAATCAACTCTATTTGATGATATTCATTCTTGGAAGCAGCCTTCTGCTTTGCAAAGTACTAGTGATGGGACTGGTCTACAGCTGGTGGAAAATCCAGACAGAAAG AGTGAAACATGAATCTTTTACTTTTTTATCAGCTGAGCAACTATTGCGCACTGAAGACAGACATGAAGAGCCAGATAGTGGTCCACACTATATAAATTATGTTTACAGGGGACACCTTGAACAACCACACTGGCAGGAATGA